DNA sequence from the Methanococcus maripaludis genome:
TAGTTGAATAAAAAAGTAGTTAGGTAATGGTAACTAATCGTACCATTTATTTTTTAATTCATAAAGTGCTTCATTCTCTTCCAATTCAAATAATGCATCGTTTATTTCATTTTGGAGATCGTGATTATCTTTTTTGACTGCAATTGCCCAGTATTCAATTGTCATTTTTTCGAAAATCAATCTGGATTCAAAACTTTTCTGCTTTGAATAGTAATCCAGCTGGATCTGATCAGTAACCACTGCATCAATATTTTTCGAATATATGTCTGAAACTAATCCTTGAATTGAGTCATAGGATTTGATATTTGCGTTAATACTTCCCAAGTAGTCTTTGGCCCAATCTTCAGTATATGTGTTTGTCACAACTGCAATATTTTTACCGTTTAAATCTTTAAGTTCGCGATAAGGACTGTTTTCAAAAACTGCAACAACCACATATGTTTGGATGTATGCCCTTGAAAAATCCATGTCTTCTTTTCGTTCTGGTGAAATCGTCATCGAGGGGAGACAATCGATTTCTCCGTTTAAAAGTGCTTCGTGTGCACCGCCATATTCGTAAATTTTGAATTCGGGTTTTAAGCCCATATTGTTTGCAATTTCTTTCATCAAATCGATATCAAAACCTTTCAGTTCACCCTCTTCATAATATTGTTGTGGCGGCATTTCTGGCGTAATTCCAACTGTTAATACGCCGGGAGTTACTGTATTATATTCTTTGCCATAAGAAGAGATACATCCTGAAAAAGAAGTTAGTATTAATACTGATGATATTATTACGAGGATTGTGGGGATTTTCACATTATCTCCTTTATGGTTGATAACAGATACTAATATTCTTTACTTTAAAGATATATTAACTTTTACATGTGATTTGGTCGTATTTCATGGATAGTAATTAAATTTATTATGTTTTTAAAATTATGTCATTACTATTATTAAAATTAATATGGGATATTAAATAGTCTAGGTACCTATAAAATTAAAATTCAAAAATGCTATATTTATATAATCAAATTTCCATAATTTATAATGTTTTTTTAAGCATTTAATGTCTGTAATTCATTTTAAAATTAAGGAGAAGATATACATGGGGTTTCTTGATTCAATTAAAGGAATATTTAGTAAATCACCAAAGATACACTATGCAAAATCACAGAGTATTGATGTAATGGATCTAAATCCAAAGAGGGTCGGTCCAAATCAGCACATATTGCCGTATTATACTGTAGCATCTGTTGAACTTGGAAACACGACAACAAAAGCAATTATATCTGCAACAGAGATGGGATCTGGAAAAACATATGTAGTTTCAAAAGAAGTTAGGATGACAAGGGATGTAAGGCCTCCAAAAAAAGGAGAACAGGTTTTTGGAAGGACTATCTGGGACGTTGAACTTACAAAAGAAGCAGTTTCTGAAATGGTTCGAGATGTATTGAAAGGTGCAATGGATAAGGCCCATTTAACTGTAAACGATCTTCATTTTGTTGTTAGAAGTACGGGGGTTACTGCAGGTTTTGCAACGCCTGAAGAAGTAGGGGTAATGATCGTATCTCTTGCTGAAGGATGCAGAATGGCAGGAATTCCAAATGGAAAGATGACGCCGATAATGACAAAAAAACAGCTTCCAGAAATACTTCAAGATTACACCTTGATTGAAAAGTTGATTTTTGATGGGGCAGTAACAGGGGTAGTTCCTCCAACTGGAAAAGAAGTAGTTGCAAATGAAATGGAAGGAGAACTTGTAACTGCAGGATTGAAAATTGGAAGTAAGTGGACCGGTGTTGACTACAGAAACCCGTGTATCAGCATTGATTTTGGAACAACACTTGCCGGAAGAATTACAAACAATGGTGAACCTTATGCAAAAGTTGTTGGAAACTTGTGCGGACTTGCAGGTGCAGTTTCAGATGCAGTTGTTCGTGGAACAGATTTGGTAAGTAAAAGGGGCGGTGCAGTTTTAGATAT
Encoded proteins:
- a CDS encoding ABC transporter substrate-binding protein translates to MKIPTILVIISSVLILTSFSGCISSYGKEYNTVTPGVLTVGITPEMPPQQYYEEGELKGFDIDLMKEIANNMGLKPEFKIYEYGGAHEALLNGEIDCLPSMTISPERKEDMDFSRAYIQTYVVVAVFENSPYRELKDLNGKNIAVVTNTYTEDWAKDYLGSINANIKSYDSIQGLVSDIYSKNIDAVVTDQIQLDYYSKQKSFESRLIFEKMTIEYWAIAVKKDNHDLQNEINDALFELEENEALYELKNKWYD
- a CDS encoding methanogenesis marker 14 protein; protein product: MGFLDSIKGIFSKSPKIHYAKSQSIDVMDLNPKRVGPNQHILPYYTVASVELGNTTTKAIISATEMGSGKTYVVSKEVRMTRDVRPPKKGEQVFGRTIWDVELTKEAVSEMVRDVLKGAMDKAHLTVNDLHFVVRSTGVTAGFATPEEVGVMIVSLAEGCRMAGIPNGKMTPIMTKKQLPEILQDYTLIEKLIFDGAVTGVVPPTGKEVVANEMEGELVTAGLKIGSKWTGVDYRNPCISIDFGTTLAGRITNNGEPYAKVVGNLCGLAGAVSDAVVRGTDLVSKRGGAVLDIHAEKGSPNKELAKKYAEEIHGHVIIKEVPKGMERFGTVPVNPESAEKAGTFLIGCDVGENGSDIPELEKIGAKILKESNLPTLMYTLDIVSSKITQRLIKIAHEEGIINGDTAIGITGRAGITGEKPKLIIEMLSELGIWDNVSENIIFVEDGLALGASVMARCMNCLGTPKVPIGGKRNGPCILSQRIKRQKEMGMIK